From a region of the Deinococcus misasensis DSM 22328 genome:
- the hpf gene encoding ribosome hibernation-promoting factor, HPF/YfiA family produces the protein MNIYKISGRNLEITEALRDYVSSKLSRLDRFNENITEARVVMSVREARDSQRRNRIEVQINIPGGIIRAEESNSDMYAAVDRVVDVLERQLRKFKTKLLKRRHETVPADITLHETEEFEHPEIVRSKRFEMRPMSPEDAAVQMEALDHDFYVFLNSQTDTVAVVYRRKDGHYGLIEPNI, from the coding sequence GTGAACATCTATAAAATCTCTGGACGTAACCTTGAAATCACCGAGGCCCTCCGCGACTACGTGAGCAGCAAACTCTCCCGACTGGACCGCTTCAATGAAAACATCACGGAAGCCCGAGTGGTGATGAGTGTGCGTGAAGCGCGCGACTCCCAACGCAGAAACCGGATTGAAGTGCAAATCAACATTCCCGGTGGGATCATCCGTGCCGAAGAATCCAACAGTGACATGTATGCCGCCGTGGATCGCGTGGTGGACGTGCTGGAGCGCCAGCTTCGCAAATTCAAAACCAAACTGCTGAAACGCCGCCATGAAACGGTCCCTGCAGACATCACCCTGCATGAGACCGAAGAGTTTGAACACCCCGAGATTGTGCGTTCCAAACGCTTCGAAATGCGTCCCATGAGCCCAGAAGACGCCGCTGTGCAGATGGAAGCTCTGGACCACGACTTCTACGTGTTCCTGAACAGCCAGACCGATACCGTGGCTGTGGTGTACCGCCGCAAAGACGGCCATTACGGCCTGATCGAACCCAACATCTGA
- a CDS encoding amidase family protein, with translation MKPLHEQSAPELQRQLESGPLTSVDLTRHFLQRIEELNPELHAVICTHPEALSEAKRLDDERQAGQVRGPLHGLPILIKDNIDVVGVPCTAGSIALKDHFPQEDAFLVRKLREAGCVILGKTNLTEFANFMTLDMPNGYSSLGGQTVNFRLKGQDTGGSSSGSGVAVAAGLAVFAIGSETSGSIIHPANHSAVVGLKPTVGSISRAGIIPISFSQDTAGPMTRTVQDAALLFHAMLGQDPSDPQSQAFPDPTLPEVKAGMRLGVFRESFKLLTEEETPLLEAALQKFQDQGMELVDVEYPHPDLSHQWRWEVLTYEFKEGLNAYLAGVQNGPSNLTELIAFYDENPEQGLKYGQMLLLAANGTSGTLGNPAYNHARELDLQYSRDLGVDHLLQEHQLDALVYPKWYGYDVPAKAGYPGLTVPVGFREDGMGVNLTLTGPAWSEPLLLALGMALEN, from the coding sequence ATGAAACCCCTCCATGAGCAATCGGCCCCGGAATTGCAAAGGCAACTGGAGTCCGGTCCATTGACCAGTGTGGACCTGACCCGGCATTTCTTGCAGCGCATTGAAGAACTCAACCCTGAATTGCATGCCGTGATTTGCACCCACCCAGAGGCCCTTTCAGAGGCAAAGCGCCTTGATGATGAACGCCAGGCTGGACAGGTGCGTGGCCCTTTGCATGGCCTCCCCATCCTGATCAAAGACAACATCGATGTGGTGGGGGTGCCTTGCACCGCCGGGTCCATTGCCCTGAAAGACCATTTTCCTCAGGAGGACGCTTTTCTGGTCCGCAAGTTGCGCGAAGCAGGCTGTGTGATCCTCGGGAAAACCAACCTGACCGAGTTTGCCAACTTCATGACCCTCGACATGCCCAATGGGTACAGTTCTCTGGGCGGTCAGACCGTCAATTTCCGCCTGAAAGGTCAGGATACGGGCGGTTCCAGCTCTGGCAGTGGCGTGGCCGTGGCAGCAGGTCTGGCAGTGTTTGCGATTGGCTCTGAAACCAGTGGAAGCATCATCCATCCGGCCAACCACAGTGCGGTGGTGGGTTTGAAGCCCACCGTGGGCAGCATTTCCAGAGCGGGCATCATTCCCATTTCCTTCAGTCAGGACACAGCAGGACCCATGACCCGCACCGTTCAAGATGCTGCGTTGCTGTTTCACGCCATGCTGGGGCAAGACCCATCAGACCCTCAATCGCAGGCATTTCCAGATCCAACGCTGCCAGAGGTGAAAGCTGGTATGCGTCTCGGGGTGTTCAGGGAAAGCTTCAAACTCTTGACCGAAGAAGAAACCCCTTTGCTCGAAGCGGCTTTGCAGAAGTTTCAGGATCAAGGAATGGAGTTGGTGGATGTGGAATATCCGCATCCAGACCTCAGCCACCAGTGGAGGTGGGAGGTCCTGACCTACGAATTCAAAGAAGGCCTCAACGCTTACCTTGCTGGGGTTCAAAATGGACCCTCCAACCTGACCGAACTGATCGCTTTCTACGATGAAAACCCCGAGCAGGGCCTCAAGTACGGTCAGATGTTGCTGCTTGCTGCCAATGGCACCTCTGGAACGCTTGGGAACCCTGCATACAACCATGCCCGTGAACTGGACTTGCAGTACTCCAGAGACCTCGGGGTGGACCACCTGCTGCAAGAACACCAGCTCGATGCTCTGGTTTACCCCAAATGGTACGGCTACGATGTGCCTGCAAAAGCTGGATATCCCGGCCTGACCGTGCCTGTGGGCTTCCGAGAAGATGGCATGGGGGTGAACCTGACCCTGACTGGCCCCGCGTGGTCAGAGCCCCTTCTGCTGGCTCTGGGCATGGCTCTGGAAAACTGA